ATCCAAAATTCGTTCAATGGTTCCTCCAATGGTACTATCGGAACATTCGATGCTGAAAGCTTCTTGGACAAAACCTCTCTGAAACTTCTCACAAAGTAAATATGTTTCGTCTGATGCCTCCAACTTCTAACCATCGGATCATCAGGTGCACTAGGGTTGTCTTCATCTTCTCTGTGAATTGCTCCAACGCATGTAGAATACAGGCGGTTGGATCATCCGGTGCACTTGAACTTTTTCCATGATTTTCCCATCGTACCAATTGCTCTGATGGTTAGTCCTTCCGATGCTTGAGCTTCTTCTGCGGCGTAAAAATTCATCGGATGCTTGCTCCGACGGTTCATCCATTGCCCATCAAATATTCCGGTGAATACCATTTTCTCGATTTTCACGTCTCGTCATTTGGATGCTCTAAAATTATTCCATCTCTAAATATTTTACTATGACTTGGATACCATCCGTGAGATCTATAAAACATACAAGGCTACGCATGGCAAGCATGTTAGTCCTAATGCCTATATTAGCACTCAATCACCAAATCATAATTAATGGCCAAAAACGTGGGTCACGTTCTTACAATTATGTCTTTACCTTAGACCCCAACTATATTTTATAAGTACTTCAAATCAGCATAGGTTTTAGGGATCCTTTAGCACAAGGAGACCCGGAGGGGATAAGCATCTAGGTCATTCTTGGAATCTTGGCCATAAACCGTCGGATAGACTTTCTGGTGGCGCATGCATGATAACTATTGTTTGTGTATATGTATTTTATTTAATACTATTGCTCAAACAACCAGTGTCTTAATTGGTTAAATGTTGTTGTCCTAAACGATAGTTCTTTGTAAATCGAGAGAGCACATCAGTACATGCATGTTATATAAATTTGAATAGCATGGACATAAGGTTTCTTTTGCCAACCACGTTTTTCACACTGGGTTATTATATGAGGGGACATAAacatttcaagaaaaaaattatagtaAAATAGATTAATAAGCGAATATCTACATAGGTATAaatctgtcgttgtcaagattagcgggtcaaggcttagactagtaaatttcttttatgcgcgtaaggcttcggatggtggtgtgggagacacgggatttagactggttcgggcaagagAACGCcatacgtccagtatcgggagctgctcgtgttgcccacgcggggttctgtagtaggggttacaggagtgcgagagagggaaccggtcccaagtctcttggatgTGCCCTGACGCTCTAGCAGGGTGCGCTCGTGCGTTCTGTTGTCTAGGGAGCGTTATGGTGTCTTGAGTTGTGCGTTTAGCCTCTCCTTGTCTCAGGTCCCCGATTCctcttttatagcgtaaggaggctACCGGAGTTACATGTGAGACCGAGCGTGGGGAGCGGTAAAAGGATAAACATGGCTAGGTAAAAAGAACAATGCGAGGGGGGGAGCAAGTTCCCAGGtcaccggcgtcctcgccggccttcggctTCTACCGGCGCGTTTGCCGGAAGAGGGTGGCGGCCGCTACATCCTGTCGATGGCTTCCTCGGAGACTGTAGCCGTCGGACGTGATGATGGCATTTTGTCGTGACCCCCGTGCCCGtttggggaggcggcggatcttGCCATCCTGCTCACGGCCCGAGGAGAGCGGACGTCGCATCTCTGCCGCCGGACGCGCGGGGCACAAGAGCGGGCGAGGCTTCCTCCTGCTCTGGGCGGTACAGAtcatgagtgccctatggccaATCGGAGAAGGTCGCAACTACTGTAGCAAGTAATGTgcggccgcgcatgggtacttgcgacGGGTTGCGTGGGGGCATGGATATCCTTCCCTCTGACAGCTTTGTGACGCATTTATGGTGgaatcgacagggggacccacaagatctgcgcccgaggcggatacttgtccgGTGGGTCCGGATCAGCCCGACCTCCTatgcttggggtcgggcgaagcggaggcctgcggcggggggtcggacCCTCCCGATCCTGGAcctgcggtcgggcgaggcggagcttggtctCACGGGGGTCGGGGATGCCTGACCCCAGGAtaccgggtcgggcgaggcggagcgcgaTTCTCGTCCCCCGTGTTGGGCCGCCGGCAGTCGTTATCCCCTTAGGCGGGCCTGGACCTTCGCgtttttgttgtttccatgggcttcgaagggtcgttaatattttcccccgacaacatctatacctaatattaaagcaagtaatgCTCCTGCCAATTTTTTCCATCCATCATggtaattttgcaaaaaaatctcTCAAGTTTTTGGTATTCAACCCACAATCCAAATTTTGAAGAGAGGggagctcgggtggaaaaaggagggaagggcgGGAGTTAAGGCGAAAAAGCTTCTCCTTTACTCCGTATCTCTCCCTCTCGTCCCTCCGCTCgctccctctccttccctctccgcATCGCCCACACCCCAACCTAGCCGCCGCCCCCAGATCCACCTATCCGTGCGCGGACCCGTACCCCTGACTCACTCGACGCGCCTCTCTCCCTCGTTGCCTGCTCCCTCGCCATCTCCCCCGACGGCTCCATCTCTGCCAAGCTTTCCTCCCCCGACGGCACGCGTTACTATAGGCTGCGGAGCTTCAGGAGTCCGAGGGCAACCACTAGAAGACCTGGATGCCCAGCTAAAGCAGCGTCACCATCCCGCCGCGGCAccccctcctcgcctcctccttgCCTTGTCGCCGCCCAACCCCGTCGCCCCGGGTCCTCGCCTCGTCGCTGCCCGACCCCATCGCCCCGGgtccccgcgccgcccccccGTCGCTGGCAACCACGGCCCACCCCCCTTCGTTGGTGTCCTCGGCCTACCCCCCATCACTGGCGTCCCCGGCCGCCCGCACCGCCCGCCTCGgctggaggagagggaggaccCAACTTTCTTTTTCCATGTGTAGATTACCACATTCAATATTTCATTAGTTGTTCATGGAACAATTGCTGAGAACATGAACTTTATGGAGGTAATTAAGTTTTACTTTTATTAATGTGTATCATTTCTCTTTTGAACATAAAAATGATACAACATTGATAACTCATCGTTGTTCATTCATTTATCAGGATTATTCAAATCCATATGTTGTTCCAATAGCTACGGGCATTTAGCGTAGGCTGGAGAGTCCTTTGGATATCACTACAAGTACTATTATCAGGAGGATTGTTGCTAATCATGAAGCTTACCGGGTAGCTAACGTGATCTTTTATATGCAGTATGCAACATGTGGTTTGATTTTGTATTCTTCATATCAGTGATGTGCATATGGGAGCTATTGTGTACTGATACTGTGCTGATGCATTTTTGCTTGAGTAAAGCGTCTTGCATGTGTACATTAAATTCTCGCTGTTTCCCTGGGATCAATATTTCTCTCTTGTACTATGCTTGGCAACATGTTCTTTGATGCTGGGTTTGTGTGGTTTTTTATTTATTCCGGTCCATCAATCTGGTGCGGTTTGTATTCATATTTGTTGTGCCCTCTTAATTCTTGCAGAAGCGGAACAAGAAGAAGGAAGCCAGTGAGAAGAAGTGCTACGAGAGTAAAAGCTTTGTCAATAGGAAGTGAGTCGTGAGTAGCAGAACTTTCATGAAAATTGTTGCCCGGGCCATTTTAGATCCCGACCTTCTTTGGCAAAGGCAACAGTTGGGTGATCCACAGCTttaccctttccttttcttcagcATTTTTGATGTTCTGCTGACATAGCTCAGGAAGCATTAGGTTCAGCATTGTTGAGTGACTAGCAGAGGTGATACTCTCAGCGAGGTTAGAGGTATTTCCATTGTTTTTCGTCATTGCCTCCGGCCTATTTCCTCCATGTACATGTGCCTTTTTCGGTTGTTATTACCAGCTGAATTACATTTGAGATCTGtaaccgtagcaacgcacgaaCATATTTGCTAGTTTACTTATAAAACACATGCACAAACAGTAAAAAAAGTTGCCGCAGCCACATATATAGCTTTACAAAATGACATCGAACCACAGAGCTAAACCGATCAGATGCACAGTTTTACTCTTTCGTCCTTAATAGTTATTACTACAAACTGCAAAGGTATCGGATACAATCTTGAATGAAAATGACAAGAACAAATGGTAACTTGAAAACGACGACGACTTTCACATGACGACTGCAGCAGGCATGCCTGCATGCAGACACGACACGACGACCAAGATCACGACCAATTGACGAGCGAGCTTGTCGAGAACAACTtagccgctgccgccgagcaCGCTCTTGAGCTTCTTCACCGTCGCGTCGTCCAAGAAGGTGACCTTCTCCACGACGGCCGACGGGAGGTTGTTGGCGAAGAGCGCGAAGTCGGTGATCTGCAGGCCGGGGTTAGGGCTGCTAAAGGCAACGAGCGCCACCGCGGGGCCAGAGCCGGCGTTGTACTGGTAGTGGAGCAAGCCCTGGGGGAACACCATGATGTCGCCCGCGTTCAGCGTCTTGGTGTAGGGGGTGTTCGACCCGGAGCTGAtgaagccggcggcgacggtgcccTGGGTGACGAAGAGGAGCTCGGAGCCGGCCGGGTGGGTGTGCAGCGGCACGACGCCGCCCACCTCCATGTCGAGCCTGGCCGCGGAGATGCCGAGGCCGTTGACGCCCGGGAACTGGCCAACGAAGGCCGGGGTCACGGCGGCCTTGATGAGGGGGTTGATTTTGCCCATGCCAGCCAGGCCGTGGTAGTAGAAGTCATTAGCGCTGACGCTAGACTTGCACGGGTAGCCGGCCGGCGTGTCGCTGCAGGACAGGTCAGCGACGCAGAAGTCCTGCGTCAGCGCGAGGGAGGCGAagggcaggaggaggaaggagaggagcacGGGGAGCAGCACCATCTTGGCCATGGCAACGGCTTACTACACAGCTAGCTCGAGATAGTTTGATGTGTGGATATGTGTTGCATCCAACGCTTGAAGCAAAGGCCTCTTTATAGATGAAGAGAGAAGGTACTGTGTACATGCACGTACAGATAACAACGTACGTTAACAGCAGTTAAAGTGGGTGAAATTTGGAGTAGGATGAGAGGCGTGAGGCTGGTGTTCACTTGCATGGCCCTGTTAGGGCTTGGAGGCGAGGAGCCAGTGGACAAGTGTTGACAGCTGTACGTGGTCCAGGAATGGGACCGGCCTTGATGAACAAAAGGTCTCGTCTTGATCTGCATTGTTAGATCGATCGGGATGGCCAAGGAACACGACAAGCCATGCACTTTTTTTACAATGATACGGACATGCAGGGCTCAACCAGTCGTGTACATCCGACTATTACATTACATGTCCATGGTTCCTTGGAACAATTGCAGCACAAAATGCaccctaattttttttttctcagggTACATCCGACTATTACCGATATAATGCATCAAAGTAATAATGCTCATGGTCTCTATGACTCTTTTGGCAAGTAACACGGGTGCCAGATACCACGCATCAGCTAGGAGCCAAATGAGCTATCGTCCATGTAACACGTTACACGCCGCTTTGGTTTTGCTGGCTCGTTTGATCGATGTCATTCTGTACGTATGTTGTTTGGCATGCATGTGACTCTGCGAGAGCATGCCAACCAGCCACAGCTGATCCACACAGCACTACTTTGATGAGCAATAAAATCTGAATCGTTGAAGACAATGATGATAAAGAGGATCGTTAAGTTGTCTGTAATCAGGTCTTGGTTTGATTTTGAGGAAGCAGCTGGTACTAGTTATCTTAGATGCTGAAACTACGTACTCTCTGGTTGTTGGAGCATCTCTTTCCTCATCCACACCAAGATCTTGCGTTGATGGAACAGCTGAGGCTCATAAAAAATACTTCCATTTATGCATACTGATAGGACTGAATGCATATATGTTTTCAACTTTTCATGGATGGCAGCATGCGAAAATATCTAGTGAAAACCCACCATTTTATGTTTCCCAGATATGGGTCCTCAGGTTTTAGACCTCCGCATCGGATTGTGTACCAATGGTACCACAAGGGCCACCACCCATTTTTTTATGAATTAAAAGACCTTGCACCTTCGACCTATCAAAAATACCCTCCCCTACTTATCTCTCGTCGTATTTACTCTCTCCACATTAGCAAATTATGGCTGGTTTTTCAAGACATTGTCTATCTCACTTGATGGGGAAGTGAGATATGGGTGCACATCAGCTGGTTGGCACCATGGACTTTCTaaagtttttcttcttttttttagacATATTGCATCACCGAATCGGTTGAGGAGCTCAGCTGAGTTGCAATGTCTTCCTTTTGGGGAGTTGATGAAGAGAGCCGTGAGATTCTTATGCCGCTAGGTCCAAGAGTCACTGAAGCCCATGGATCGACAGCTTCCACGGCGCTTTTTGCATCCACGTCCAAATCATGTCGCACTGGTGCACGCATGGCACGGATAGACGTCCGGGAATATCCTCTGGTTCGCGGGCACCGGCCGGGGCCGCGCGTCCGTGCTGAGCCCCCTCTTGCGCGTGCACGGCGACAGGGCGCGTCGCCGTCTGGTCCATCCAGACCCTCTCATGGGGCGCGCGGGTCGGCGACCGCGCCAGGACGCAAAGAGAGAGAGCGGCCGGGGTGGTGCCCCCACACGCGCGCGACGAGCCAGCAGCGCGGGACACGGCCGTGACAGGCAGCGGAAACCCCCAGGCGCGGCGGGGGCCCGTGCGCGCTCCGGCAGCAGCTAGCACTGCAGGTCTTTCGGCATGGGCGCGCTAGGatccgaggacgaggagggagCACCCACGGAGCAGTTGCCGATCGGCTACGGCAGACGAGTCGGAATGATAGCGATGCCCCCGCGCCCCCGCGACATGAGCACGGAGCAGAGTTGCACGCGCGTCGTCTTTGGATTCGCGGGAGCCACGCCGTGGGTACCATACTACCATCTGGGTGTCGCGTGCCCGGTGCCGCCGGGAGCGTTCGCTTGGAGTCACGGACGCACGGATCCGCTGTTCTGTTGGTGTCGATGACGGAGGAGTTTCACGCGCCTGGAACAGCAAAATCTCCGGTCTAGACTCACCGCAGTATCTGCTGCTTCACCACCCGGAAAACGGGAAAAGTTGTGTCACGAGGGCCAATGGCCCATGAAACGAATGGCCCAAGTTTCTGACTTTTCACTTCTGTCTGTGTTCTGCTATATGTTGCCGTGTTGTGTATGACTTGTTCATTAGGCAATTCGTACAACCCATCTTGCCCCGCAGACAAAAGGTCCATAGCCCGATGAACACAAGGCAAAATCTAAGTCAACATCGACCTTAATTATTCAACAGTGAGCAAAATCTATCTCCGCATTCATACAACCTACTAGTCCAGCGCTTTATACGAAAATGTTAAACTAGTATGATTAAAATATTACATTAGTATActcaaaatgttgaaatggtgCGAACTTTCGAGTACTCGATTTGGCACTGATGCTCGCATTTTACTAAATTTATTCCAGGAGTTAACgggcgctattctttcagtggtaagCGACGTGCCCGTCGACAGCGAGACGCCACTGGTGATTTCGTCAATTTCGAGGATTTGTTGGCTCAGTCTTTCGAATGTGCTCATAGAGATAGGGTTGCATGCGTATTTTCGTAGGAacaagtgtgtgtgtgtgagcgTCAATGTCTGTGTGATTCGCAAAAAGAATTGTTGAAATGGCACTTATTCTTAATGTTGGTTTCTATATTTAAGAAAGAAAATATACTCATATTGGatcttttttttgcatttcTAAACAATAAGTGGTTAAATGGAATCATAGTCTGAGAGGAAAATGCATGTCGAGTTTGATATTCAAGCTAATTAATTACCCACGCATCTCCTCTAATCGAATTATACCACATTTTGTCCATATGGCTGGTTGGTCCATAGAAGATGGATAGGAATTCCTGAGTGCCTGCCTTCGACAACGTTTTGAGCAAGACCGATGATGGGCTCTCATGCTTTGAGGCCGGTACGTTACTTTATGGGCTGTAAGGCTTGACACGTACACCCACCCACCATAATACAATGATGGGCTATGTTCGGACCAAAAACCATCTGCGTTGGCCTATAAACCTACAAACCTACAAGCTAGTTTTGGCCCGTAAACCTACAAGCTAGTTTTGGCCCATAAACCTACAAGCTAGTTTTGGCCCATAGCAATCACATGGGCCGATAGTGATTTTGTCGTCCTCACTCTTGTCACGTTCAACACCACTCACTCTCAACGCTACTCCGCATGCTGAAAGCTGTGCCCCGGCttgaaaaacagagagagagagagagagagagagcagttgCATCCGTGCCCCGTGCCTCTGTGGAAAGAAGGAAATCTCAAAGCAAGCAGCCAGGTAAGCTCGCTTTCGCCCCTAACCCAAACAGCTAGCCAATCAACCTGGGGACTCGCGAGGAGTATCCGACTACTATACACTCCAAGCCCCATGCGATCCACGCTCAAGGGAAAaaagcgagcgagcgagcgaccATCCCCCAGCTCGTCCCACAGATAAAGCCGGCCGCTATCCTCCCGGACAGCCCGCCGCCGGGGAGCGTGCAGGCCCTTTTGCAAGATTCTGCCGTGCCCAACGGCGTTTTTTCGCTTGGGTATCGCATCGTATCTCGGAGAAATTAAAGCTACAGACGAGACCAAAACCCAAAGGGGCAGCCCGATTCTGCCCTGACCAATGGCAGCACCACCCCTTGTGTTGTTTACGTTATCTTTCGGAAAGCTAAAGTTACACACGTAGTACTTCGTGTAGTGTTTACAAAACACTACTGCTCTGTTTTATAGTACATTTGAATTTCAATTTGTTTTACAGTACATTTGAATTTCAATTTATTAATATAGTGTATGTACTACGAAATTAAAAGGTGAATATGTTCGCGACTAAAATTGGTAGCATTTCGATGCGTGCTTTGATTTGAGCCAAACACGAAGTTCCGTTTGAAATCCGGTTCAAGATGAGAATTCCTAGCACAAATGACTTCTTCTTTTTCAGGACACATCACCAGAATTTGACGTGTGGGCTGTGTTTCTTTTATTGATTCTTCACACAGAGGTTCCATGCATGCCAGCTCTTAAAGTTAGCTCCCTCTCCAAAAACAACAACGTCCATCACCTTTCGCTGATGCCTTGATGGGAAGCTCGCGTCGCGTGCATGCCATGCATGGGCGCAGAGGAGGGAGGCAGCGGGAACAGTAGAGCCAGCCAGCCGAGCTGCCCTGAGAGATCAGATCCTCCTCGTGAGCAGGGCAAAGGCACGAGTGCAGCCAGCAGCCAAGTGTTTGAGCCCATGCATGTCAACCTTTTGGGCACACTTCTTAACGTTAACAAAGGCGAAGTGTTAGTACTGCATTAGGTAGGATCTCCTTCACTGTTTAGCGTTGTTGGGAAGTGAAATCATGGGGCCATAATTGCACGGCACGCAACAGTGGCTCGTTCCTTTTGCAGCAATCCTGGCTACCCTCCTTTTAAGGAGAGGTTCTCTGTGGAGCTGGGAGTTGTTTACATCGATGATCTCTGTTGATCTATTCCCTCCCTTTCCTCTGCAGCTTGTCTCCACAACTTTATTTGCAGGGTATCTTCAGCAGTGTCTTGCATTGCTGCCTGTGGTCCATGTGCTACAGCATCTGAACCTCTCTTCAGCACCAAATCTACCAGTGTTCCTTTCATCTTCCATGGATCCTCAATAAAGCTTTCAGACAAATATTACTAGTTCTGTTAAAAAACAGAGAGACTAGCACTACTGTCTGCAGCATGAAGTGAATCATGTTGGTTTTGGGGGCATAACATTGAAAGATAGTTTAACGTAGTTCTTTTGTGTTGAGCTTTTCCCATTGATTCTTTCTTGGATATCCACATAAACTTTTTGGGTGCGTGTTGGAGAAACCATGCTGCACACACACCATGAAGTGCGCCGGGCTTTCGTCTGTGGGCGCACACCGAGTTCAAGTGTACTAGAACAGCTGGTGGTGCTTGAACTAATGGAGGAAGAATCAGATGCCCTAGTCATGAAAAGACTCCAGCCCTAATCGATCTTTTCGTTTCTTTTGCATATTCCAAGTGGGTGCTGAGTTGACAATTGACCTTGACCGTTTTGACCCAGGTTCATGACAAAATTGTGTTAtgtgagagagaaaaaaagagtgTGTGCCAAttggtggtggcggccatgCATGACTGCATGAAAGGCAGCTCGGTTTACTATAGATGTCGCAAAAGGAGATGCTCTACGGGAAATGTCATGGCAGAAGAAGACAAGCAAAAGGCATTACCTGAACTCTTCTTTTTCGTAAGCAGATTTGCAGGGTAGGGTATACTCAGGAAGAACCACGTCAGTTTAATAAGGTAAGAAGTGTAGTGAGGTTAACCAACTTTCTCGGTGTGGACACCTCCCCACTTTCTCTTCAAATTTCATATTTCAGGAATAGAGACGCATATATTGTTCGATATCGGCACATTGTTTTATTCCCGATTAATTCTCGTATTAAGTTGCTGACGAATATGAACCACGTCAGTTTAATAAGGTAAGAAGTGAAGTGATGAGGTTAATTAAATaatggtgtgtttggtttgaggaatcaCCTTATCCTAGATGAGATTATCCATCACTAGTTGATCCTATAAAATTTAGTGGGAtgaccccattcttcatggttaTATTTGTGAGGAATGAGGTAGCGAGGGATCAACTCATTCCATTCcacaaatcaaacaaaaaaaaagtaaggaGCGAGAAGATGAGGCATAACTccattcctcaaaccaaacaccccacaACTTCTCGGTGTGGACACCTCCCCACTTTCTCTTCTCCGAATGTCATATTTCAGGATATATTGTTCGAGATGGGCGCATTGTATTATTCCCGATTACCTTCTCATATTAAGTTGCTGACGAATGTTCGTTCGGAAGATATTGTCGGATATGATCATATATCCGAGAAAGTGTCGTCCACCCGGCCCCTTTGTTCTCAGTTCTCACCACCAATCGTGAAACACACTAGGTACGTGATTCGATTCCTAATGAGTGGAGAGTCATTCATGAGATTCCGACGACCTCCTCTCCTCTTCAGCATTTCTAGTACGAGATGACGACGGAAATCCAGATAGAAATCAAAAGGTACAAGCAAACCTGCATGGCAAGCAAAACGCATGCAGTATCACGAGAGAGGAAGTAGGGTGGGGGATCGAGgattagaacaaaaaaaaagggggccGCCGCGTCGTCTCTTTGGCTTGGAGAAGAGAAAGGCTCGAGCTTTCTGACCGAGGAGAGAATCGCCTCGATCTGCAGGCGCGCGAGAGCACATCAACTTTGAACGCCCAAAAGAAGCCTATCCACGTCGTGCAGCCCAAAGCGGACCTGCCAGCGCTAGATTCGCTGCACGCTTCTCCATCTCTCTATCGTCGTCTCCCTCCCAGCGCCAGCGGCAGGATTGAACGCGATGGCAATGAATATTTTATCCAGCAGCAGGGAAGGGAAGCCGGGTCAGGGTGTGCTGTGTCTCAGTGCCTGTGTGCATGGCAtggcttcagagttcagattcAGTTCAGTCTCGCATGCCAGTCAGAGTGTCTACTGGTCGTGTGTTCTCTCTCGCTAGGCTGGGAATCTTTCTTTCGCTTTACCGACGCCGCTGCGTGCGCGCTTGATAAAGGTGGCGGAGGCCTCCTCCCTGCAGGGAGAGAGAAGCTGGCTCGGTAGCCTCGAAAGCGCAGCAAAGCgagcatgcatcatgcatggatGGATGCCTGCGAATGAAACCTGAGAACCGAACGGCCTTTTCCCGGTTTGATTTGCTTTGGCGCCCGGCCTTTCCATGCCGGGTGCCGGCCGCTGCGCCATCAGGCATACGTGAGGCCTGATCTTGTCCGAGCTGTCCATGGCACCGGCTGATCATATCGGCAGTGCATGCAATGGCAGTGCAGGCGTAACCGGAGTGCGCCGTGCGCGACGGGCTGAGATGGGCGTGCGTGCCTGCGTGCATGCCGACCGATTTAACTATGACCAATGAGGAATCAAATCCTCCGATCGCCGTGCTGCttgggccggccggccatcAATCTAATAGTATCTAGGAGTACAATCAGTCAGTACTTGTATAGTATATAATATCTTAAACACGGCTGCTGAATGCTGCACTGCACGGCGGAGCAGAATCTATCGGCCTTAAAGTGCGTCGCGAGCTAAAGCGATGGCGATGCTGCCCTCCGTCAGTAACAGTAGTAACTCAGTATCCTCCATCCCTGCGTGCGTGGCTGCATGTTCGCGACGGGCAGGTTTAGTAAAAGCCGCGCTGGCGCGGCGAATCTCCTCGATCGGCAGGCGTCGTAAACCCGTCCCTACCCCGAGGCTGGGAGATTCGGAGCGAGCCGGAGATACGCTAGAAAGCTGGGCTCTGCTTCGctccttccttctctctcccttGCTTTATTTCCTGAGATCAGAAAGCTTGCATTGAGTCCAGCCGATCTGGCTGCTCCCGCGCTGCAGCCTGCTACTGTTGCCTTCTCCAACGACTGCGAGCGAGCCG
The genomic region above belongs to Setaria italica strain Yugu1 chromosome VI, Setaria_italica_v2.0, whole genome shotgun sequence and contains:
- the LOC101782470 gene encoding germin-like protein 8-14; its protein translation is MAKMVLLPVLLSFLLLPFASLALTQDFCVADLSCSDTPAGYPCKSSVSANDFYYHGLAGMGKINPLIKAAVTPAFVGQFPGVNGLGISAARLDMEVGGVVPLHTHPAGSELLFVTQGTVAAGFISSGSNTPYTKTLNAGDIMVFPQGLLHYQYNAGSGPAVALVAFSSPNPGLQITDFALFANNLPSAVVEKVTFLDDATVKKLKSVLGGSG